CAGAGACAAAAATTTCTCATCTCTTTGGCGTTAGGCACTTGGCATACAGCCCTTGGGCTGGCAGGCCTCAGCTGTCCCTGTCTCCACCTTCAtctccaccagctccagctgcccaggcacAACATCCCCCTCTCAACAcgcagctgggcactgcagtcCAAATCATGCCTGACTGGCTCTCTAAAATCAAAGCACAGATGATAAATCAGCCCTACTCCTGTTAGAGCTATGGGATTTTAATTACTAAGAATAAAGGGCACTGAACATGACCCAGTCTAACCAATTGCATTTATCCCTACCTTGATTCACTGTTTACGTGCTTAAATAGGAAGAAGGGGCACATCAAAATTGAAAGATTGtttcaaaagcagcacaaagatCTGCAAATCCCAACCCCTTTTCCCAAACAAGACTTGAGAGGCTGACACTGGGATGGATGAAGTCTTTGTGATCCAGCTCTGGCCATCTCCCCTATCGGGTTTTCATCTTCTCCATTTCAACACTTCTTGTTCAAGAGGAGAAAGAACAAAGCCTTGACATTCTGAACAGttcaagaggaaaagaaggggTAAAAATTGAGAGCTTAATCACTTTATTCTGCAGTAGCATACATGTCTCACACACTGGTGGGTCCCCAGGCTGCAAGTAGAGATTAAAGGCAATTTATCTGTGAAGTCAAAAATCTGATCACTGTGCAACAAATCCAAAAATCCAACTGTACAACAAATATAAGTACAAAGAAATCTGCATTCCTTTCAGTCTGCCAAAAATGAGGTCTTTCCTATGATCAGTTATTCTGTGTAGCAAAAAGGCCTATGTCTGCCTTGGTAAATGTGTAACTGCAGGCTACACAGGTGTGCTGGGTCTGGCTAAAGGTTGTgtatccatccatccctggaaCTTTCTATGCAGCCGGTGTTGAGCCGGGCTCAGGTCTCATTGGCCCGAGGTAAGTCCTGTCAGCCCCAGGCTGTGATGTAAAGCAGCTTTGCGCAATGCCCGCAGCAGCCGCCCAGAAAGGGCAGAATTCCACCGCAGCCCCACCGCCCCGGGGGGAGAGGTGTGTGAGGAGCTCGCCTGAGGGACAGCAGCTTGGAGGGGCAACAAAGGGGCGACACCCCCAGGACAGAGGCGAGTACCCGCTCTTACTGCATTTGCTTTGAATGCTGCTTCTCCAGCTCAGGTGTTGATGCTTTCCCAAAGATCTTGGGGCTCTCTTCTTTAGCCAAACAAACCACACTGACTTTCCACAGATGGGGCTTAGGGTAAGTGCTTGGCAGTGAGAGCTGCtcctcttgcttctgctcatgGAACAAAAGctgaacagagctgggagctcaggCATGCCAGAGAGAAGTGACCACTGGTTGCCAACGGTGCCTAatggcacagcctgcctgggtggcacagggtcaccctccctgctgtgcaggaaagATTAAGTAATGCCTCTAAAGAATTGTATGATGGAGAGAACACTGTGGGAAGGGAATTCCTTCTAATTTGtggctttttggtttgttttcctgagcATGCCAATGTGAAAAAATACATTGGGGAGTCTAGAAATCCACTAGCACAGTGGCTGGGCTAACTGTGCAAGTGAAGCTGGGAAGACACTTTCCAAGATAATTTTTTAGTCAGTCCCAAGCAGTGAATATGCTCTGTCATGCATGTCACATCCTACCAGTGGGGTTGGGGAGGTGAAgaagagccaggagcagaggggacagcagcacgGCTGTGCTGCCCACACAGTAATTCAGAGGATGAGGTGGGAGATAATGGGGAAGAACAATCCTTGAGTgaaggcacagggacagaaatctACAACAGATCCTCCTCTGCATGCCTCTGAGGACTAAATAATTTCAGGCCTGGCATTCAGTAGGAAGACAGACAACCTGAGTGACCATCACAAGAACATAAACTTCATTTGCAAACCCAGCTGTTAGATAGGAGCCTACAGCCTGGGAATGCAGATATCCATGTTAGCAGGCAGACATACTTGGCAAGGTATGTCTAGTTACCAAGCACATCTCAGTTTTTGTAGAGTGGTGGTACTACAAACTGGGATATCATTAGGCATGAAATACTTGGGGACTCCTCAGGGGAAAGAATATGGTTATAAATTGTGAATTAGGCTGGGAAGGGGCCACGTCTCGAATAGCTGGATTTAAACACAAGGACTTTCACCCTGTGTAAAGTGTTAGTGAGACAGACAATGCTCCGTGTCCTCCTGAAGGACTGGTGTGACTCAAAAAGCCTTGGAGGAAGAAAGCAGAGAGTGGGGCTTGGGTACTGGCAAGGCTGATAGCATTTTGCCCATCCAATGAGCTCTGCAGAACTTGAAACGGATAAAAGAGGGTGAACAAAGCTACAATAAACAAGGAATTactactaaaataaaaatacagctcTGAATAACAGCATTTTGGCTGATGATATGTGTTACAGATGCATAATTTTCAACACATTTCAATGTGGATTTCAAATACACAGATAAACAGTCATATATTAGAAATCCAAGAAAGGTGCAGCAGAGCTATTAGTTACCAAAAAAGTTTGATATAAGAGAGAAtcctaaaaatataaaatttttcaGTGGGTATAatttgtctctgtgtgtgtgtgtatgtccATGACATTCTCAATGCCCTTGCATTCTTTGTGCTAAAACACCAGTGACATCCACATAAAGTAAAATTCTCTGCTTCTTGTCAGGAAAAACAAGAGCAGCAAGTGGTCTTTTACCTCAGGAGAAGACTGCCTGCACAGCTGAGTAAAACTCAGCCTAGCCCTTCTAACTCTGTATTCAGACATAGAAGGtgcaatgaaaaatgttttcagtgtgAGCACATTTGTATAAGGGAGCCTGGAGTGTGTTTGCCTCGAAGCTAGAATGAATGTTTGCACTGGGCTATGAAAACATAACGTGCTCAGCTAGTGCCAAGTATTTTGCTGACTAGACATCCATTACTGACCAGACATACATTCTGTGTTTGGACCTTAAGAGAACTGGTTTCCAAACCTACTCCCTGCACAACAGCAGGCACATTGCTTAGCCTGTCTGTGTGTCAGCAAGGCTCAGTGCAGCAGTTTGCTGAGATGGCTCTGACCAGCTCCCAGAACAAATGTTGTTGCATTTGTTGCCAAACAAGGCTTTGCAGAAATAGCATGCTCTAGTTTGAGGCATAACCAGCATCCACTACCATTCCCATGATAAATCCTTAGAGTACTGCAGTGGGTAATGGAGTCACATCTGTGCCCCCATTTCCCACCTGCTGCCATTGAAACTGGTGTTTGTCTCATCCGAGGCTTTCTGGCAGCAGAGTCAGACCAAACACCACTAAATACTAAAATCCCCACCTTTGTAACTCCAACACAGCAGTAGCACCTCACCCTGCGATTAAGAGAAACTGTACTTGAAACAGACTGACCACTCTCCTTTCCTcctaatttttcctttcagcagaCACGGTGGAGGCAATTTTCCAACATGAATCTGGTAGCAGATCTTCTCTGCTTGTTGGCTTGCCTTACTCTGGTGACGTGTGACCGGGTCTACGTCCACCCtttcaatttgttttctttcaatgaGAGTGACTGTGAAAAGCTGGAAAAGTTGGTTCAGGAGGGAAAGACTGTTGTCCCTGTCTCCATTGAGTCCCAAACCACACCCGAATATGAAGGTGGCGTGAATGACAACGAGTTGGAAGCCCCAAGCCTCAGCACCTGgggggagaaggagcagagctaCCTGAGTGACTTGGTGTACGTCCTGGGAATGCGGTTTTACAGCGCGCTGCAGGAAGCGCAGAGGGACCAAAATGTGCTCCTGTCCCCAACCAGCCTCTACAGCTCCTTGGTGTCATTCTACCTGGGGGCCTCAAACCAGACAGCACTTGATTTGCAGAGTTTGCTGGGATTTGTCCCCCCCTCTGGAAACCCTGACTGCACTTCCACGGCAGTTGGAAGCAATTTCCTCTCCAGCCTGAGGACGATCGAGAGGCTTGTGAAGAGCAGGGACGAGGAGCTGCTCTTTTCAAAGACACTGAGCTTGTTCTGTGCCCCTGGCATAGCCCTCTTCCAGCTGTTCATGGAGCGCTTGCTGCCCAGTGCTGATGCATTCTACGCCCGAGCTGTTGACTTTGCCAATCCAGGCGAGGCAGTGAAACAAATCAATGCCTTTGTGGAGGCCAAGGGCAAGGGCCAGAGCGAGGCCTTGCTGGCAGACGTGGACCCATCCGCCCAGCTGCTCTTTGCCGTGGACGCCCGCCTGGCAGGTACGAGGCAGAACTGCTCCTCTGGGGAacaggctggggaaggacagcaggacacaaaCCCTGCTCCTGGGAAGGAACAAGGTCAGGCCTGGCCagtggggaaagggaagggctcagaagaaaggctggacctCTGCTCCCCACCAGTGTGCCAGGGATCCTGCCTGCACTCTGCCATGAGCCAGCAAGGGTTATGGGGAGTGAGGAGGAGGCAGATGGCCTCCAAGAAATTTTCCTTGTCCAGGAAAGGTGTGGAAAGGTGCATAAGAAAGACTTGTGCAGCTTTTCTTGCTGCAAAGGGGCTGCAAGTCATGAGGGGCCTCCAGCAAGATTGATCAGGGTGTAGCTTTAAAGAAAGCCAAAGGAACTGGGGGATGTAGGGCAGAGGTACAGacaaaaaaaaggttaaaaaatacAATGGACATGACTCCTCTAGTGGCTATTAAACAGAAGCCTGGAGGCAACATCTGGCTCAGGAAGCACCTGAACATGAGTTACAGAAGCAGGGCACTTATACAAACTTAGAATGAGGCAATCCCTTCATTGCCAAGGGtcattctgtgctgctgtcccagaaATCCTCCTCCACTACaactgagcctcctcttctgaGTGTAGCTGCTTTCCTAGATCCTCCTGACTGAATGCAGTATCAAAGCTGCACACTTCAGACAGCTTGCCTACTTAGGAATGTGTTTCAGAACACTTGCAGTGAGCCCCAAGCTCCTGAGTGGGGCTCTGCTGCTAAAGGTGGAGTTGTGGTGCTCAGGAAGCCTTTTTGTGCCTCCATCTTCCCACCTCAAAACTGGATATCGggttttctttgcctttcatAGCTGCTGTCATTCTCTCAGTGAGCTGTGGGCATCAGCTTTCTCTTCATTGTAAGATCTAGCATAGATATGATACTACAAAAGTAATTGTGTTACACACTTGGGCATGGTGACAAAAGCAGTTTCCTTTAGTAGaataatttttcctcttcttctgtATTGGAGACTTGTAATTTATATAAGCTTAGAAACACATGTTCAAGGGTTTGCCTCACTGGGTCAGTTCTACTACCTTCTCTCTCAGAAGGTGCATTTGAAATGTTACAGTCCCCACACATGGGATGGACAAAATTGGCTCAAGAACAAATGAATTACACAAACAATTACCTTCTAATAAACACTTTAGTGTTTGGTTTGCCATTTGGTTGTGAAGATGCACCCATGACAGCTGATGCTGCCACACTCCATATCTGACCCTATAGCTGCAGAAAGGATAAAgtaccttttttttctctgaaacatGTTACAAAAGCTCTGAGATGCTATTAGCAGCCATAGCACTGATAAAGTGACAGAAATACATACAAAACAGCAGCTAAATGTTCCAGTGGTCTCAAGTGCTGTTCACTTGCACACGGTTTCTTCACATTTGCAGACTTGCTGCCAAGCAGGGCCTGCCATTTAGAATTCAATGCAGAACATCAGCTGCAAGTTTCACTGAGGGCAGTAGTTTCTTTAGTGTTGAACAGGATTGtctgcccagctgggcacagcattGATCTGTGGGAGTGAGCAGATAACATGTTGAAATGGAAAGCTGCACAGAAGTAGTGCAAGGTGAGAGCAAGGCCTCTCATAGTTGTGAACTGggaaagaaatttattttaaggtCTAGTAAGTGTTTGAGTATGTCCTTTTTAACCTCCTTGGCTCAACCAACACGTCAGTGCTGTGCTTACAACCTTCCCCACTGCTTTGGTTTGTAAGATGGTGAAGGGTGAGATCTCAGGGAGAGCTTGTGCTGCCTTCCCTCTCCTGAGCCCACCTGGCTGCCTGAGAGTGCTCCTGCAGCACGGGCTGGCCCTGATGGATGTGCTTCCAAACATGCCATCACTGCACTtgagggacagagaggaaaCCAAGCTGACCCTCTGCACAGGCCTGTGAGCCCCTAGGGACCATGTGGCTGCCTGGGAGGAAGCAGGCAGTCAAGCAAGCAGAAACACTTTCCTGTCCCCAGGAAAGGCCCCAAAGCCAACAGAAACACAGCAGCTTTAGTCACAGTCCTGGAGGTCATGGCCCCTGTGCTGTGAGCTTGATGCCACCAGAAGGCAGATTAAAAGGAGGAGACATATGACTGCAGTAACTAAATGTGATTTTATACATGTAGTCCTTCTCTAAGGCACAGTGTGTTCTGAAAAAGCCCAGCTAAGAggcagaggggaggagggaaggaagagaagaatcaatttctgttttcttgatCTGTTTTTCAGTGAATGTTAAGCAAGCCTTCCTGCTCAAAGAGCCTCAGGAGTTCTGGGTGGATTCAGACACAAAGGTTTTGGTCCCTATGCTGTCCATCACGGGGACATTCAGGTACCAAACCGACGCCAGTGGCGCTTTTTCTGCGGTGGAGGTTCCCCTCAGCCGGACGgcgctgctggtgctgctgcagcccgtCGGTGGCAGCGACCTGGAGCACCTGGAGTCCCAGGAGAGCTTGCAGAcctcagcctggctccagcacctGGCCCCAAGGtagggaaggggctggggctgggcacccTCCCATGGAAGGGATGGATGGCATGGGGTGAGCCACACGGGCCTGCCCCTCACCTGGGGCAGGTGCTGCCAGGGAGGCTGTACTGCTGTGCACAAAGAGAaactcctgcacagccaggggctCACTTCAAAGGAGCTCCACTTCACGGGATCAGCTTTTTATCTGGGGGTATTTCAAGGAAACAAGCATCCCACCCATGAAGTGGGATCATCTGGGGTTTAGCAGCAGACCCTGGGCGAAGTCTGGGTGAGTTCACACTTGGAAACATTAAGAGGCACCCACTGTGTTTGTACCCACACACTGAGCACTTGTTGCCGTTGTCTTCACATGCCCATGCCCCAGGACTGCCCAACCACGACGCTCTCACAGTGAACAATCACTCACTtgcctctttctctccctctctctgcagagaaattaaattaaagctgCCAGCATTAACACTAGAAGACAGCTCTGATCTACAGGAGCTTCTTGCAGATATGAAAatgcctgcactgctggggaagggggcAGACTTCAGTAAGATAAGCAATGCCAGTCTAACAGTTGGAAAGGTACAGTACACATCactggcattaaaaaaaaagtttcctgcACATTTCAGCCTCCTAAACTGAATAAATTTAATTAGAACTAAGCAGTCAGAGCCATGTAGGGGACATGCTTAGTAGGGGACTGAGTATTACATACAGTGTTATGTTTTTGATTTAGTAGGAGAATAATGCTGATAACACAAGAGTTTTAGTTGTTGGCAAGTCGTGGGAGGAATGagtgagcagctcagctgctggctggggttaaaccatgacacaaGAGTAACAGCATGACAGCCCAGCCCAATGTAAAAACAGTTATCCAGCTTTTGCACGTTATGGACAAGTACTCCCAACATCTTTTTTAAACATCTATGGATACAATGTGTTTCATCATTTACTCAGACTCTCATTTGTCCCATCACGATTGTGCTCTGATGACTCCAGTTACTCAT
This window of the Ammospiza nelsoni isolate bAmmNel1 chromosome 3, bAmmNel1.pri, whole genome shotgun sequence genome carries:
- the AGT gene encoding angiotensinogen isoform X1, coding for MGLRTRWRQFSNMNLVADLLCLLACLTLVTCDRVYVHPFNLFSFNESDCEKLEKLVQEGKTVVPVSIESQTTPEYEGGVNDNELEAPSLSTWGEKEQSYLSDLVYVLGMRFYSALQEAQRDQNVLLSPTSLYSSLVSFYLGASNQTALDLQSLLGFVPPSGNPDCTSTAVGSNFLSSLRTIERLVKSRDEELLFSKTLSLFCAPGIALFQLFMERLLPSADAFYARAVDFANPGEAVKQINAFVEAKGKGQSEALLADVDPSAQLLFAVDARLAVNVKQAFLLKEPQEFWVDSDTKVLVPMLSITGTFRYQTDASGAFSAVEVPLSRTALLVLLQPVGGSDLEHLESQESLQTSAWLQHLAPREIKLKLPALTLEDSSDLQELLADMKMPALLGKGADFSKISNASLTVGKVINKAFFKLASDGTDQPEDPAAQKEDGVYLDVTLNKPFLFAVFEKQSRAMLFLGRVVNPLHED
- the AGT gene encoding angiotensinogen isoform X2; the protein is MNLVADLLCLLACLTLVTCDRVYVHPFNLFSFNESDCEKLEKLVQEGKTVVPVSIESQTTPEYEGGVNDNELEAPSLSTWGEKEQSYLSDLVYVLGMRFYSALQEAQRDQNVLLSPTSLYSSLVSFYLGASNQTALDLQSLLGFVPPSGNPDCTSTAVGSNFLSSLRTIERLVKSRDEELLFSKTLSLFCAPGIALFQLFMERLLPSADAFYARAVDFANPGEAVKQINAFVEAKGKGQSEALLADVDPSAQLLFAVDARLAVNVKQAFLLKEPQEFWVDSDTKVLVPMLSITGTFRYQTDASGAFSAVEVPLSRTALLVLLQPVGGSDLEHLESQESLQTSAWLQHLAPREIKLKLPALTLEDSSDLQELLADMKMPALLGKGADFSKISNASLTVGKVINKAFFKLASDGTDQPEDPAAQKEDGVYLDVTLNKPFLFAVFEKQSRAMLFLGRVVNPLHED